The following is a genomic window from Niveispirillum cyanobacteriorum.
ATGGTGGCGGGGGCGGTGGGGGCGCTGTCGGAAGTGGCCAGCGACCTTGCCAATGCCGCCGGGGCCACGGAACGGCTGTTCGACCTTCTGTCCAAGGTGCCGGATATCCGCGCCCCCGCCCATCCGCTGCCCCTGCCGACCCCGACCAAGGGGGAGGTGCGGTTTGATGGGGTGCGGTTCAACTACCCCTCGCGGCCCAAGGACAGCGCGCTGGACGGCCTAACCCTGACTGTGCGTCCGGGTGAACGTGTGGCTCTGGTTGGGCCGTCGGGCGCCGGCAAGACGACGATCTTCCAGCTGCTGCTGCGATTCTATGACCCGCAGCAGGGCTCTGTGCGCCTTGACGGGGTGGACATCGCGCAGACCCACCCGTCAGATCTGCGGTCCCGCATCGGCATCGTGCAGCAGGATTCGGTGATCTTTTCCGCCAGCGCCATGGAGAATATCCGTTATGGCCGTCCCGGTGCGACGGACGCGGAGGTGCGGGCCGCTGCGGCGGCTGCCCATGCGCTGGAGTTCATTGAGGCGATGCCCGAGGGATTCGACACGTTCCTGGGCGAAAAGGGCGTGCGCCTGTCGGGCGGACAGCGTCAGCGCATTGCCATTGCCCGCGCCATCCTGCGCGATGCGCCCGTGCTGCTGCTGGATGAAGCCACATCGGCGCTGGATGCCGAAAGCGAGCGGGTGGTGCAGGCGGCGCTGGAAACCCTGATGAAGGATCGCACCACCCTGATCATCGCCCACCGTTTGGCCACCGTCGTCAATGCCGACCGTATCGTCGTGCTGGATGGCGGCCGGGTGGTGGAGGAAGGGACGCATGAGGAACTGTTGCGCCAGGAGGGGCTGTACGCAAGGCTGGCGGCGTTGCAGTTCGCTTGAAGGTCAAGGGTTTGGGGCGGTCAGGATGGTGACCGCGTTTTCCGCCAGCCGTTCCGCAAAGGCCGCGTTCAAAGGCTGGTGCCCTGCCAGGATACGGTAAAAGACGGGACCGTAGACCATATCCAGCAGGGTGTCGATCTCCACCGGCGGCGGGATTTCACCGCGCCGTGTGGCGTCAATGATCAGGGTTCGCCCCGCCTCCCGGCTGGACAGGATGACGCGGTTCCGGAAGGCCCGCGTCATTTCGCTTTCCGGGTCGGCGGCGGCCAGCGTCATGGCAATCTGCCGGCCGCGCGTGGTGGCAAAGGCCTTCACCAGGGCCCGCATCTGTGCCGTCAGTGCGGCCTTCAGGCCCGTCTCCCCGCCCGCCTGCACCAGCGGCACCCCATCGATTAGGGCGGCCATTGCCAACTCACAAGCATTGGTCCAGTTGCGATAGAGGGTCGCCTTTCCGACGCCCGAGCGAGCGGCCACGGCCTCCACCGTCAAACGGCCAAACCCTTCCTCCATGAGGATTGCATGGGCCGCCGCCAGGGCTTTCTCTCGGGCGGCGGTGCTGGGCGGGCGACCGCGTGGCTTTGCATCATTCATCATTGACTCATTTCGAAACGAAACGTATCGTAATTAAAATTAAACGACAGCAGGTGGAAAATGTCCAGCATCACGGCGGTTATGCCCTACTTCACGGTGAAGAATGCCTCTGCGGCCATCGATTTCTACTGCCGCGCCTTTGGGGCGGTGGAGATTTTCCGGATGACCGATCCCATGGATGGCCGCGTCGGCCATGCCGAACTGCGCCTGGGCGACAGCACCATCATGCTGTCGGACGAGTATCCCGATTTCGGTGCGCTGAGCCCCGATACGGTCGGCGGCACGCCCGTCACGCTGTTTCTGGCCACCAAGGCCGTGGATGCAGATCTGGCCCGCGCGGCAGAGGCCGGCGCGATGATCATCCGTGCCGCCGCGAACCAGAGCTTTGGCGAACGCAGCGCCATGATCATGGACCCGTTCGGCCATCGCTGGATGCTGTCCCAGACCATCGAACAGGTCAGCCCCGACGAGATGCAGCGCCGCTGGAACGCGGAAACGGGTGCATGAGCGCTGGGACGGTGGGGGCGATCATGCCCCCGCAATCACCTTGTTGAAGGCCTTCACGGCGGCGGCGGCACCATCGGGATGGTTCCAGACCCCACCGCTGACGGCCAGGAAATCGGCACCGGCATCGACCAGCACGGCGCAGTTTTCCACCGTGATGCCGCCGATGGCCACGCACGGGACTTCCATCATTTCCTGCCACCAGGAGAGGATCTCCGGCTCTGCCCGCGCCTTGGGGTCCTTGGTGGTCGTGTCGAAGAAGGCGCCGAAGGCGACATAATCCGCGCCATCTTCACCGGCGACCATGGCCAGATGCCGGCTGTCATGGCAGGTGACGCCGACAATGGCATCGCGGCCCATGATCTTGCGCGCCTGGGCATAGGGCGTGTCGTCCTGCCCGACATGCACGCCGTCGCAGCCGCCCGCCGCCGCCAGATCGGGCCGGTCGTTCAGGATGAAGGCCACCTCCCGGCCTTGCACCACGGGGCGCAGGGCGTCGATGGCCCGGCGGATGACATCGTCGCCCACATCCTTCAGCCGCAACTGCACGCACGCCACATCGCCCGCATCCAGCGCCGAGGCCAGCAGGGCGGGGAAGGTGGCAAGGTCAATCTTGGGCGGGGTGATCAGGTAAAGGCGGCAGTCAGACATGGTTTTCTCTGAACGATAAAGAAAAAGGCCCGGCGGGTTGAACCACGCCGGGCCCCTTAACGGGCACTATATAGCAAGGGCCGGTGCACTTGACCCCTGCTATCCACGCCGGGCGGCGCAGAAGGGAACAGGGACCAACCCTTATTCCTTGTTCTGGTAGATGCGCACCAGCTTGTCCAGCAGGGCCAGCGCGTCTTCGCGGGAACGCTGGAAGGCGTTGCGGCCGATGATGGAGCCGTTGCCGCCGCCGTCGCGGATGGCGCGGGCATCTTCATACACCGCATCCTCGCCCTTGGCGGCGCCGCCAGAGAACACGACGATGCGGCGACCATTGAAGCAGGCCTGGGTGATGTGCTTCACGCGGTCGGCCAGGGTGTCGCGCGGGATATTGTGCTTTTCATAGATCTTGCGCGCCTCGTCCTGTTCCAGGTCGGCGGTCGGCAGCTTGACCTTGATGATGTGGGCGCCCAGCAGGGCGGCCATGTGGGCGGCGTAGGCGTCCACGTCCAACGCCAGCTCACCCTTCTTGGAGATGTCGCCGCCGCGCGGGTAAGACCAGATGACGGTGGCGATGCCCTTGGACTTCGCCTCCCGCGACAGCTCGCGGATTTCCTCATACTGGCCGAACATGGCGTCGGAGCCGGGATAGATGGTGAAGCCGATGGCAGAGCAGCCCAGGCGCAGGGCGTCATCGACGCTGGCGGTCACGGCCTGATCGGCGGCTTCCTTCTGACGCGACAGGCTGTTGGCGCTGTTCATCTTCAAGATCAGCGGGATGGAGCCGGCAAAGGTGGCCGCACCGGCCTCCAGCGGGCCCAGCGGGGCGGCGTAGGCCGACAGGCCGGCATCGATGGCCAGCTGGTAATGGTAATGCGGGTCATAGGCGGCGGGGTTCATCGCGAAGCTGCGGGCCGGCCCATGTTCGAAACCCTGGTCGACGGGCAGGATCACCAGCTTGCCGGTGCCGCCCAGGCGGCCTTCCATCAGGATGCGGGCGAGATTGGCCTTGGTGCCGGGATTGTCGCTCTCATACCAGGAAAGGATTTCCTTAACGCGGCGGGTCAGCTTCATCTTCGTTTTCCTGCCATTTCTGCGGGGCGGCGGCCCCTATGTCGGTGCGGGTTTGATATCCCACAGGCGGGTGTAAAGCAACGTGACGGCGTTACGGGGTAATCTCTGAAATTCCGTTACATTTATTTGAAATCAAGGACTTGGATGAGGTGTTGCCGTAGGGTGGCACCACGGTTGCGCCGCCAGCACACCTCTGTCACAGGGTGGGACAGACGGTGCAGACGGGCCCCATGCGCCTCTGTCAACGATGTCAGACGCGTGTCAACGCTGTCACCGATTCCGGGTCCGGGCGAAATGGCGATATCGGTGCAGCCGGCGCGCAAGGCCCCCAGCACCAGACCCGGCAGATCGGCACAGTCCAGCACGGCCAGGAAGGGGCCGGTTGCAATATTACCCCACGCGTTCTGCAGCCCCGCCCACCAGCCGGCCCCGGCCAACCCCGTGATGCCCGGTGTGGAAACCAGCCGCACGGGCCGCCCGCTTGCAACCTCCAGCACCATCCGTCCCGCCTCCAGCCCGTCCACACGAATGGCGGGGGTCTGTGACCAATCAATGTCAGGCGGCGTCATAGGGTCGTTCCGGGGGTGGTGACGCGTTCAGGAAAGGACATTGCCGCGCAGGATGCAAAAAAAATCGCTGCCCCTGCCGGAATGGAGGGGGCTGCATGGTCCTGGTATGTCGATGGTTCTGTCGTGCCGGTACCCCGTTATAGACCCCGCTATTTTCATATTGACTTAATTAAGTGAATAACGAAAATTCTCCCACAGAATGTTTCGGCGGCCTCCCCAACCCGTCGTTCGATCCTAAAAATGCCGGGGCCGCGTGCCCTTTCTGTCGGGAACGCAAAAAAATTCGCGGGTCCTGTCGGAATGGCGGGGGCCGCATCGTCCTTGGGGCACGGTCAATCAACGCTGAGGGAGGTTTCGATGTATGTCGATGGTTTTGTGTTGCCGGTGCCGAAGGATAACATTGACGCATATAAGGCTCTGGCGACCGTAGCGTCCCAGGTCTGGATGGAACATGGCGCCCTGTCCTATGTGGAATGTGTCGCCGATGACGTAACTTATGGCGAGGTGACGTCCTTTCCCCGGTCAGTGCTGGCAAAGGATGATGAGATCGTGATCCTGGCCTGGATCACCTATCCGTCGCGCGAGGTGCGGGATGCCTGCAACGCCAAGGTCATGGCCGATCCACGCATGCAATGTGACCCCGGCTCCGCGCCCTTCGACACCAAACGCATGTTCTTTGGCGGTTTCACGGCGCTGGTGGTTGCGTAAGTATATCGTACGACCCCTGGACCTGCCGCCCCGTTCGTTCTACTTCCTGATGTGGAGAGAAGGGCGGTTAAGGGGGACGGTATGGTCCGGGGTGTAGGGTTGCTGGCCGGTGTTATGGCCATGGCGTTGGCCGGACCGGCGGCGGCGCAGATCGTAGTGGGCAAGCCCACCAAGACGGCGACGGTGCGTCCGCGTGCCCTGGAAACGGCCCCGCGCGACAATACCGGCGGCAAGCTGTTGGCAACCGGCGGTGTGACGCAGGTTGAGGGGGCGGGCGGTGGTGGTCTGACGCCCTGGGCCGTGATCACCGGTTATGGCACCGACGATCAGGTGGGGGCCAATGCCTTCCTGACCAAGGTTTATGCCGATGATTACCGTCTGACTGCCTATGGCGGCGCCATCGGCCTGTTCGACCGG
Proteins encoded in this region:
- a CDS encoding TetR/AcrR family transcriptional regulator, translating into MMNDAKPRGRPPSTAAREKALAAAHAILMEEGFGRLTVEAVAARSGVGKATLYRNWTNACELAMAALIDGVPLVQAGGETGLKAALTAQMRALVKAFATTRGRQIAMTLAAADPESEMTRAFRNRVILSSREAGRTLIIDATRRGEIPPPVEIDTLLDMVYGPVFYRILAGHQPLNAAFAERLAENAVTILTAPNP
- a CDS encoding VOC family protein; translated protein: MSSITAVMPYFTVKNASAAIDFYCRAFGAVEIFRMTDPMDGRVGHAELRLGDSTIMLSDEYPDFGALSPDTVGGTPVTLFLATKAVDADLARAAEAGAMIIRAAANQSFGERSAMIMDPFGHRWMLSQTIEQVSPDEMQRRWNAETGA
- the thiE gene encoding thiamine phosphate synthase, which encodes MSDCRLYLITPPKIDLATFPALLASALDAGDVACVQLRLKDVGDDVIRRAIDALRPVVQGREVAFILNDRPDLAAAGGCDGVHVGQDDTPYAQARKIMGRDAIVGVTCHDSRHLAMVAGEDGADYVAFGAFFDTTTKDPKARAEPEILSWWQEMMEVPCVAIGGITVENCAVLVDAGADFLAVSGGVWNHPDGAAAAVKAFNKVIAGA
- a CDS encoding class I fructose-bisphosphate aldolase translates to MKLTRRVKEILSWYESDNPGTKANLARILMEGRLGGTGKLVILPVDQGFEHGPARSFAMNPAAYDPHYHYQLAIDAGLSAYAAPLGPLEAGAATFAGSIPLILKMNSANSLSRQKEAADQAVTASVDDALRLGCSAIGFTIYPGSDAMFGQYEEIRELSREAKSKGIATVIWSYPRGGDISKKGELALDVDAYAAHMAALLGAHIIKVKLPTADLEQDEARKIYEKHNIPRDTLADRVKHITQACFNGRRIVVFSGGAAKGEDAVYEDARAIRDGGGNGSIIGRNAFQRSREDALALLDKLVRIYQNKE
- a CDS encoding DUF1428 domain-containing protein; this translates as MYVDGFVLPVPKDNIDAYKALATVASQVWMEHGALSYVECVADDVTYGEVTSFPRSVLAKDDEIVILAWITYPSREVRDACNAKVMADPRMQCDPGSAPFDTKRMFFGGFTALVVA